One Perognathus longimembris pacificus isolate PPM17 chromosome 2, ASM2315922v1, whole genome shotgun sequence DNA segment encodes these proteins:
- the LOC125344677 gene encoding high mobility group protein B1-like: MGKGDPTKPRGKMSSYAFFVQTCQEEDKKKHPDASVNFSEFSKKCSERWKTISAKEKEKLEDMANADKARYKREMKTYIPPKGETKKKFKDPNVPKRPPSAFFLFCSEYRPKSKGEQPGMPIGEIANKPGEMWHNTAADDKQPYGKKGAKLKEKHEKDIAAYRAKGKPDAAKKGVVKAEKSKKKKEEEEDEEDEEEEEDKEDEDEDDDDESSFLQNRVRVEGRHGICTFLGANSNFHSSAGTQQSRETQLPQQESEEAAPAPGSPSKRAGILPSSSRVNSMQEAGVSEVPPDTKQLKAKPCGPRMHEHQAVTLDLEEQSVEFK, from the exons ATGGGCAAAGGAGATCCTACGAAGCCGAGAGGCAAAATGTCATCATATGCATTCTTTGTGCAAACTTGCCAGGAGGAGGACAAGAAGAAGCACCCGGATGCCTCCGTCAACTTCTCAGAGTTTTCTAAGAAGTGCTCAGAGAGGTGGAAGACTATATCtgctaaagagaaagagaaacttgaaGACATGGCCAACGCGGACAAGGCTCGttataaaagagaaatgaaaacctaCATACCCCCTAaaggggaaacaaaaaagaagttcaaggatcccAATGTGCCCAAGAGGCCTCCTTCGGCCTTCTTCTTGTTCTGTTCTGAGTATCGCCCTAAAAGCAAAGGGGAACAGCCCGGCATGCCTATTGGTGAGATTGCGAACAAACCGGGAGAGATGTGGCACAACACTGCTGCAGATGACAAGCAGCCTTATGGAAAGAAGGGTGCTAAGCTGAAGGAAAAACATGAAAAGGATATTGCTGCCTACCGAGCTAAAGGAAAACCTGATGCAGCCAAAAAGGGGGTTGTGAAGGctgaaaagagcaagaaaaagaaggaagaggaggaagatgaagaggatgaggaagaagaggaagacaaagaggatgaggatgaagatgatgatgatgaatca TCCTTCCTTCAGAACAGGGTCAGAGTTGAGGGAagacatggcatctgcaccttccTGGGTGCCAACTCCAACTTCCACAGCAGCGCAGGCACTCAGCAGAGCCGGGAAACTCAGCTGCCCCAGCAGGAGAGTGAGGAGGCCGCCCCCGCCCCT GGGTCACCCTCCAAGAGAGCAGGCATTCTACCTTCATCTTCCAGAGTAAATTCAATGCAGGAAGCTGGAGTATCTGAGGTTCCCCCAGACACTAAACAACTGAAAGCCAAGCCTTGTGGGCCCAGAATGCATGAGCATCAGGCTGTAACTCTGGATCTCGAAG AACAAAGCGTAGAATTCAAGTAG